The Candidatus Omnitrophota bacterium genomic sequence GAGGAACAACTCGCCTGTTTTAGGAATCGAAAAATTGGATTCATTTTTCAAGATCATCACTTGCTTCCTCAATGCACTATCTTGGAAAACGTCCTTTTGCCCGCATTAGCCTTTCACGCTTCCGCCCCGGAAGAATCGATTCAACGCGCGAACGAATTATTGGAACGCGTAGGTCTAGCCGAACGCCTGAATCATCGTCCCGCCCAACTATCGGGAGGCGAACGGCAGCGCGTCGCCTACGTGCGTTCGCTTGTCAATCAACCGCTTCTGCTGTTGGCGGACGAACCGACGGGAGCGTTGGACCGCGAAAACGCCGGGAAGCTCATGCAACTGTTGATCGAAATCAACCGGGAAAATGGATTGACGTCCATTATCGTCACCCACGCGCTGGCTTTGGTTAAAGACATGGACAGGACGTATGAGTTGAAAAACGGCGAATTGAGCCAGTATGGAATATCGACGTGAATCGATTTCGTTTAGTCGTTAACAGCCTGCTGTATTATTGGAAAACGAACATCAGCGTAGCGCTGGGGACGATGTTTGCCGCCATGGCGTTAACCGGCGCTTTGATCGTGGGAGATAGCGTCGATCATACGCTCCGTTCGACGGCGTTGAAACGTCTGGGAAACGTCCGGTTCGCCATGTCGCATCCTTCACGGCAGTTTCGCGATGCGCTAGCGGACGAGTTTAACGATTCCCCGTCGATCCAGGCAGCTCCGGTCTTTCAGTTGAAAGCCATCGCCCGCAAAGGAGACGGTTCGCTTAGCGCCAATAACGTCAATGTATACGGCGTCGATCGGCGTTTCTGGAATTTTGGCCGAAACGGCGTTTCCGCTTTTGACGAAAAGCAGGAGTCCGTTTGGATTAATCGAACGCTCGCTCAACGTCTAGGCGTTCGAGAGAATGATGAAATCATCCTTCGCATCGAAAATCCATCCTCTATTTCGAGAGAAATCCCGCTGACGACCGTCGATGATTCTTCCCTCGCCTGCCGTCTGCCCATCGCTGAAATCCTCGGCGACGAACAAATGGGACGTTTTGATTTGAACGCCAATCAGACGCCGCCCAGCAATGCGTTCGTCCCATTGAAATTTCTGCAGGATAAAACCGGCAAGCATAGCCAGATAAACATGTTGTTGGCAGGCGGTAAAAATGAAAATACAGAGATAACGGCGAATTCTCTGAACGCCGCGCTGCAAAGTCAATGGAGTTTGGAAGACGTCCAGCTCGAATGCCAACCGCTTTCCCGGAAGGGAACCTACGAAATTCATACGGATCGGATTTTTCTGGAGCCGAACGTTTTGCGCGGCGTCAGTGAAGGCATCGAACAAAATACGAAAATGCGCCCCTGGGCGAGAGTCCTTACCTATTTCGTCAACGAATTTCGCGTAGGCGAGCGAAGCGCTCCTTACTCTATGGTTGCGGCCATCGAAGAAAGCAACGGAAAAGAGGCTGCCTATCCTGAATTGCAGAATCTTCCCGGCGACAAAATCGTCATCAACGAATGGCTGGCGAACGATATCAATGCGCGCATAGGCGACGAGCTGACGCTGACGTACAACGTTCTTGGCCCCATGCGACAACTCATCGAAAGAAAGCGCGCTTTCATCGTTCACGCTATCGTTCCCATGTCGCATCCGCTCTGCGATCCATCCCTCATGCCCGATTTCCCGGGAATCTCTACAAGCGAACATTGCCGCGAATGGGATCCCGGCTTCTTGATCGATCTAAAAAAAATACGCGATAAAGACGAAGAGTATTGGAACGCGTATAGAGGAACGCCCAAGGCTTTTATCTCGCTGAAAACTGGCCAAGAGATATGGGGCAATCGGTTTGGAGAATTAACCGCCATCCGCTTCCAAGACGAATCCAGCAGCCTTTCGCAAATCGAAGCGAATCTCTCCCGCTATCTGTCGCCCGATGCTATTGGCCTGCAATTCCAGCCGGTTCGCGAGATCGCCTTGAGAGCTGTCGACCAAGCCATGAATTTTGCCCCCTTGTTTGTCAGTTTGAGTTTTTTTCTGATTGCGGCGGCTGTAACGCTCGCCGCGCTCTTGTTTTTTCTGTCCACCGAGCGGCGCGCTCGTCAGATGGGCATTCTGTTCGCAATCGGTTTTAATCGAAAACGAATTCGGAGACTGCTACTTGGCGAAGGAATCATCCTTTCTGCAGTCGGATGCGCGTTGGGAATCATCGCAGCGCTGCTTTATTCGCGCTGCGCGGTCTGGGCGCTATCGACGGTTTGGAGCGGCGCCGTCGCTGGCATCCAATTTGTAATGACCTACTCGCCGATAACCATCCTCAAAGGATTCATAATTGGAATGGTGGTATCTTCCGCCGCCATCGGCTT encodes the following:
- a CDS encoding ABC transporter permease, translated to MNRFRLVVNSLLYYWKTNISVALGTMFAAMALTGALIVGDSVDHTLRSTALKRLGNVRFAMSHPSRQFRDALADEFNDSPSIQAAPVFQLKAIARKGDGSLSANNVNVYGVDRRFWNFGRNGVSAFDEKQESVWINRTLAQRLGVRENDEIILRIENPSSISREIPLTTVDDSSLACRLPIAEILGDEQMGRFDLNANQTPPSNAFVPLKFLQDKTGKHSQINMLLAGGKNENTEITANSLNAALQSQWSLEDVQLECQPLSRKGTYEIHTDRIFLEPNVLRGVSEGIEQNTKMRPWARVLTYFVNEFRVGERSAPYSMVAAIEESNGKEAAYPELQNLPGDKIVINEWLANDINARIGDELTLTYNVLGPMRQLIERKRAFIVHAIVPMSHPLCDPSLMPDFPGISTSEHCREWDPGFLIDLKKIRDKDEEYWNAYRGTPKAFISLKTGQEIWGNRFGELTAIRFQDESSSLSQIEANLSRYLSPDAIGLQFQPVREIALRAVDQAMNFAPLFVSLSFFLIAAAVTLAALLFFLSTERRARQMGILFAIGFNRKRIRRLLLGEGIILSAVGCALGIIAALLYSRCAVWALSTVWSGAVAGIQFVMTYSPITILKGFIIGMVVSSAAIGFAVRRQSQAPVRALLSVRGEESALAVKKSRWGVWLAAASFAVALALLFFVSPNDAAASAGQFFGIGALLLIGGLGACHAYLARTPQAANQRYFSLASLRKKNIGRRRGRSLAVIGVLASGCFIIIAVGANRRDASTDADSRSSGTGGFAYYCETTIPILYDLNTEKGCNEFGLSRSDAPDLAVYPLRLREGDDASCLNLNRAQNPKLIGVNAESFASLGAFRFVKIINGETAPEKAWRLLDESEEDGSIPAVIDQSTAMWALGKSIGDKLTYTDERGEAFDIRVVGFLSDSIFQGSVLISEKHFLQRYPSSGGYRLALMDIPAGERSKVRGELMNALQNIGLEMTPASERLAAFLEVENTYLAIFQFLGGLGLVLGCAGIGVVVSRNILERQYEFALMRAVGFTPASIRRAIVSEHAVLVALGLGCGLLAGLIAALPSLRLQSSSFPFASLLLTLIFIAASGFASVYFSTVLALSENLLKALRSE
- a CDS encoding ABC transporter ATP-binding protein, translated to MIQSHPIVRMVSASKEYEGVAGGVPLSVLKNINLEVNRGETVGIVGPSGSGKSTLLNLLGALDHPTSGAILVEEEDISNLNEEQLACFRNRKIGFIFQDHHLLPQCTILENVLLPALAFHASAPEESIQRANELLERVGLAERLNHRPAQLSGGERQRVAYVRSLVNQPLLLLADEPTGALDRENAGKLMQLLIEINRENGLTSIIVTHALALVKDMDRTYELKNGELSQYGIST